Genomic window (Saccharothrix australiensis):
CTGGTCTACGCCGACGTGGACCCGTCCCTGTGGCCCGCAGCCGAGTGGTCGGTCCGAGCCCAACTCGACTACCTGTCCGACACCTGACCCCGCCACCAAGCCCTCACCCACCCCCGCCCGGTCCTCTGACCAAGTCGCCACCTTCACCCACCCCCGCCCAGTCCTCTGACCAAGTCGCCGCCCTCACCCACCCACCTGCTCGCGCGCCGCGCGAGGCCGCGTCGGGGTGTCGCGCCTGATTTCCCGTCGATCACGCTTTTCGATCGACGGGAAATCAGGCGCGACGGCCCGACTCCAGGCGGCCGAGCCCGCCGAGAGCGAAGCCGAGGCAAATTCAACACAGCTCTACGCCCTGCCTCACCGCTCCCGCCCCTGCTCTTCGTCGCTCCTGCTCCTCCTCGCCCCGCTCAGTCCGGGCTCCTGCTCCTCCTCGCCCCGCTCGGTCCCGGCTCCCGCTCTCACTCCACCCTGCGCAGCGGCACCACCAGGTACTTCAGCTCCACCCCGTCCTCGCCCGGCTGCGAGGTGAGGACGGTCGAGCGGAGGCCGTCCTGGATGCGGAGTTCGACCCGACGGCCGCTGAACGCCTTCAGCGCGTCCGCCAGGTACCTGGCCTGGAACGTCTTGGTCACGCGGTTGCCGTCGATGGTGGCCTTGATCGACTCCTCGGACTCGCCGGTCTGCGGGTCGCTGCCGCGCACCCGCAGCTCGCTGTCCTCCACCTGGAGCGTCACGGAGCCGTGCGGGCCCGAGTAGGGCGTCGCCCGGCGCACGGCCCCGGCCAGGGCGTCCGCCTCCACCACCACAGTGCTGTCTATGGCTGCCTCCAGCAGTTTGCGTGCTCGGTCGTCGGGGAAGGGCGCGGCCAGGAGGGTCGTGCTGACGCTGCCGCCCGTCCACGACAGGGCGATGCGGTCTTCGTCCGCGTGAACGGTCACGACAGTGTGCTGCGGAAGGCGCGCCACGTCAGCCATTAGGGCGGCCGGCGCGAGGACGTTCAGGGAACCTTCAGGCGTCCACGGCACGGTCGCGTACGCCATCCGGTAGCGGTCGGTGGCGATCAGCTCGATCCGGTGGCCCGTGCCGAGCATCCGGACGCCGGTGAAGATCGGCAGGACGTCGTCCTTCGACGTCGCGCTGGACACCGGAGTGAGCGCGGCGGCCAGCGCCTCGGCCGGGATCCGGCCGACCGCGGGCGGCAGCGGCGGGACGCCGGGGTGCGACGGCAGGTCGAGCAGCGGCAGGGCGAACCGGGCGGTGGTGGTGCGGACGGCCAGCCGCGACCCCTCC
Coding sequences:
- the dnaN gene encoding DNA polymerase III subunit beta: MDLTATTADLASAATEVSRLLPTRVLDPVLAGLVLRAGPAGVELAGSDRERAVRLNRPATTHTDGEVVVPAKPLADTLRGLDDPQVRLVVEGSRLAVRTTTARFALPLLDLPSHPGVPPLPPAVGRIPAEALAAALTPVSSATSKDDVLPIFTGVRMLGTGHRIELIATDRYRMAYATVPWTPEGSLNVLAPAALMADVARLPQHTVVTVHADEDRIALSWTGGSVSTTLLAAPFPDDRARKLLEAAIDSTVVVEADALAGAVRRATPYSGPHGSVTLQVEDSELRVRGSDPQTGESEESIKATIDGNRVTKTFQARYLADALKAFSGRRVELRIQDGLRSTVLTSQPGEDGVELKYLVVPLRRVE